The genomic window CATTGAGACTATATACGAGTACCACAGTGTTCACCCATGAATCACAGCTAGAGGCCTTAGCAGTTGCTAGCATAACTTACCACGAAACAACTAGTGTTTACCATATAGGATCTGTCTGGTCTGTGGCCTTTATCAAGATGTGAGGAAGCCATGCATTTTGGGGGATATAGGGTGGACTATTTAGACTCTTGGCTTGGCTAGAGCACCGGCCGCTCCCGCGTCTGGCTTCCTGGGAACACAGCGGCAGGGCATTCCCCGCTAGCCAGGCTTGGCTAACGCTCGCGCGCTCGCCCACTCACCTTCTCGTCCACTCACCACGACTGTCGCCGAGCCCTTGTCAGCGAGCTCCTCCGCCCTTGCGCGAGCATCGTCGGCCACCTTCCTCCACGCGAGCTTCGCCCCCGCCCCTCCCTGCACGCCGCCAGCCACCACGTGAGCTTCGTCGGGACCTCGTGTGCGCGTTGCTGCTCCCGCGCGAGGACAACGATGCTAGGAAGACGAAGACTTGTTGGCCGGCCAGGAAGAGGAAGGCAAGGCCGGGAAGGAGGTAGACTTGTCCGACGAATTTGAGGTCCAGGGGTGCCTCCGCGATGTGCTTCTCTGATTGTGGGCCACGACTCCAACCCCACCGTGCTCGCGCGCGATCGTGGGGCACAGCTCCACCCCCACTGGTCCACTTCTCCACCCACGTTGGACATGGACACAAGCTCGACGCAGCTACAGGTGATGCTCACCAAGTGTTCGATAGAATGTGCGATAGGGTAAACATACCGTGACAAAGATGAGATGATTTTATACAAGCCAAGCTATGCAATTGTACCCTTAAACGGTCCATGCAACCAAACAATTGCATTTTGCATAGCACTAGCAAGACTTTGACTACCCTATCTTAAAAAACTAGACAGACTAGAAATAGAACTAAACAGCCTAATAATTTTTGAAATAAAAGGAGTCCATAAATAAGAACAAATCCATTTGCAGGTACCAGCTAGACCAGGCCCGATGTCTTGCAGTCGTGATCGGCTGATGGCTGGTTCTTCTCCCGGCTATCCGTCGCACGTTCAAAATGTTATTCTAAACGGTAAACCGTCAGTCActtaccgtttagccattatttggTCTAAATGGGCACTTAAGCGGGCAAAACGGCCGTTTAAAAACGGGCTAAGCAACTGATTAAATGAAAACAGTATACCACTGTGTAGTGTTTATACAGTGTGTAAACAGGCTAAACGACTGTTTAGACGAACAATGGGTATTTATAGACAGGTAATAATGATATAATTTCTGAAATAAAATGGAGTATTTTGTAGGGAGAATTGGTTTCACAGCACTGAAAGAACGCGAGATTCAGAAAATACCATAGAAAGTTTATCGTACCGTAAAATATCATTGAAAGTGAATATCCATTATGCAATCTAGCACTCCGTTACTTTCGCTGTTAACGTCGTTTGTTGGCATCCGTCCGTGGACTCCGCTTCACTAAAAAAACGACGTGTACGTCGCGTCAACCTGAGCAGGCCGCCTGCAATGGTGAGCCTCGTCCCACGGACGTCGGAGCTCAAGCCCGGCGCCTGTGCTTGCCTCGAACGCTACCGCCGAGCACTCCAGCGCCAACGCCCTACGTTGCCGGAACCGCGCTCACCCCGGCGTTGGCCCTACCGATGATCATGCACTCCCGGGTCCATGTACCCATTGTGGCGGCGAGCACCGTGGTGTGCGAGCCCCGGCCGTGGTCGACCAGCCTCGCCAGCCCGAAGTCGCCGAGCTTGGCGTGGAAGCAGGCGTCCAGCATCACGTTGCTGGGCTTGATGTCCCTGTGCACCACGCACTGCTCCCACTCCTCGTGCAGGTAGAGCAGCGCCGACCCCAGCCCCAGCACGATCTCGTGCGGGACTGGCCATGGAAGCAGAGCGTCGTCGCTGGCTCTGTACAGGTGTGTGTCGAGGCTGCCGTTGGGCATGAGCTCGTAGACGAGGAGCAGCTCGCTGCCGCCGTGGCACCAGCCGATGAGCCGCACTAGGTTGCGGTGCCTCAGCCGGCTGATGATCCTGACCTCAGCGGCGTACTCCTTCCTCCCCTGCTTCGAGCCCTTCGATACCCTCTTGACGGCGACGTGAAGGTCCATGTCCTTGAGGAATCCTCTATACACGGACCCAAACCCACCTTCTCCAAGCTTCTGCTTGTCCGAGAAGTTGTCggtggcagtggcgagctcgccGTAGCGAAACCGCTTTGGCCCGGTCCCTTTCTCGAACTCGTCCTCCATCTCCAGCTCGTCGCCGCCCTCTTCCAGCTCCCGCTCCATCGTCTGCCGGGCGCGCTTCCGCCGTTGGTGCAGGAGGAACCAGATTCACAAGCATAGAACTATCAAGAAAGAGGCAGCACCGGCGGCAGACAAACCGACCACTAAACCCGTGGAGACCGACGGAGAATccgtcggcggcggtggcgccgtcCGGCGTGGCGGCAGGGTGACGTCGAAGGCGCCGATGATGTACCTGACGTAGCAGCTGTACCCTTGAGCGCGCCGCCGGTGTTGTTCGGGAACCTCCCCAGCAGCAGAGCGATATACGTGTTGAGGCACCAGCTGCATTCGATGCCCGTCAGGTCCCGCGTGCACTGAGCGAGCCCGTACACCGAGTCCGACGAGCCAGCGAGCGGAGCGCTCTCGTTCGCGACTAACAGCAGCGAGCCGGGGCCGTCCTGGCGAGCCGGTTCATCAGGCTGGAGCGCGCGTCCTCGAGCCTTGCCTGGTTGACGGTGCTGGGCCAGATGACGTAGAAGTAGTAGGCCTCGTCGCGGCTGGCCACGGAGAAGAAGTCGGTGTCCGAGTAGCGGAGCACGCACGCGTCGTACGCCGCGCTCACATTCCGGCTGCCCGGGCATAGCGAGGCACTCTAGGCACTGCGTCGCGTTGCGGTCGGCGTAGCACATGATGAGGCCGAACACCTGGTCACCCCCCGTCCCGGCGGTGTCGTTGTAGAACCACCCGTTGTCGCGCGGCCGCTGTGGGGAGCGCAGCCAGGAGCTGGTCCAGGTTCTTCTTGTACTGGCTGCCGTCGGTGTAGTTGCCGCTTGTCGAGCAGGAAGGCGCCAACGGCAGCACCGTCTTGACGCCCTGCCCAGCTACCGCGACGAATACCAAGGCCAAGGTGGCGAGGAGGAGAAGGCGGGGGGCCATAGCCGCTAGCCGGCCGGCAGCTCCATCGCCCAGGACCAGCTGTGCTAGACGGAGAGCCACTGGATTGGGAAAGAAAGGTTCCTGGACGGAGGGATTCACGGCGACAGCAGACAGCGTGACAGAATGCTATTAGACGGTAACGGACCATCCTTTCAGCGGTATTTTCTGTGATATTTTCCAAATGTCGTGATTTTTGATGCTATGGAACCAATTTTCCATATTTTGTAATAGATACTGCAATCAAACAGGGCCACTTCCCCGCCTCCCCACCCCCAGGCCCCAGCAGTGTGGGCTGTGGCAGCCACCACCTCCGCAGCCACAGCATCTTTCGCCGTCATGTCCGTTTCCGAGGTCGCCTATACACCATGGCCGCCCCCGCCCTCATGGGCGCACCAGATCCGCATGGCCGCCGCCCAGGGCCACTTCCGCGACGCTATCTCCCTCTTCCTCCGGATGCGCGCGTCCGCCGCGCCACGCTCGTCTGTCCCGGCCTCCCTCCCGGCCGCGCTCAAGTCCTGTGCCGTCCTAGGCCTCAGCGCCCTCGGCGCCTCCCTCCACGCGCTGGCCATCCGCTCCGGTGCATTCGCCGACCGCTTTACCGCCAACGCCCTCCTCAACCTCTACTGCAAGCTCTCGGATTCGTTTCTCCACTCCACTGGTGTGACCAGCGTTGGTGGCACCGGATCATCAGCCGCATTGGAGAGCGTGCGGAAGGTGTTCGACGAAATGCTCGAGAGGGACGTGGTGTCCTGGAACACTTTGGTGCTGGGCTGCGCGGAGGAAGGGAGGCATCATGAAGCGCTGGGCTTGGTCAGGAAGATGTGGAGGGAAGGGTTTAGGCCTGACTCGTTCACCTTATCCAGTGTGCTTCCAATCTTCGCAGAGTGTGCCAATGTCAAGAGAGGATTGGAGGTGCATGGTTTTGCAGTCAGGAATGGGTTTGGCAGCGATGTGTTTGTTGGCAGTAGCCTGATTGATATGTATGCGAATTGCACAAGGACGGATTACTCTGTCAAAGTGTTTGACAACCTCCCGGTACGAGACCCAATTCTGTGGAACTCCATGCTTGCAGGCTGTGCACAAAATGGTTCAGTTGAGGAGGCTCTTGGAATATTCCGTCGGATGCTGCAGGCTGGAGTTAGACCTGTGCCTGTGACTTTCTCGAGCCTCATACCTGTCTGTGGCAATTTGGCATCATTGCGCTTTGGGAAGCAGCTGCATGCCTATGTGATCTGTGGTGAGTTTGAAGATAATCTGTTTATATCTAGCTCCCTGATTGACATGTACTGCAAATGTGGGGAGATTAGCATTGCTCGTCGCATCTTTGACAGGATGTGTTCACCAGACGTTGTATCATGGACTGCGATGATCATGGGTTATGCATTGCATGGTCCAGCAAGAGAGGCACTTGTGCTGTTTGAGAGAATGGCAGGAAATGCAAAGCCTAATCATATCACCTTTCTTGCGGTTCTGACTGCATGTAGTCATGCTGGATTAGTGGATAAAGGCTGGAAATATTTCAAGAGTA from Miscanthus floridulus cultivar M001 chromosome 11, ASM1932011v1, whole genome shotgun sequence includes these protein-coding regions:
- the LOC136494290 gene encoding putative pentatricopeptide repeat-containing protein At3g23330 produces the protein MSVSEVAYTPWPPPPSWAHQIRMAAAQGHFRDAISLFLRMRASAAPRSSVPASLPAALKSCAVLGLSALGASLHALAIRSGAFADRFTANALLNLYCKLSDSFLHSTGVTSVGGTGSSAALESVRKVFDEMLERDVVSWNTLVLGCAEEGRHHEALGLVRKMWREGFRPDSFTLSSVLPIFAECANVKRGLEVHGFAVRNGFGSDVFVGSSLIDMYANCTRTDYSVKVFDNLPVRDPILWNSMLAGCAQNGSVEEALGIFRRMLQAGVRPVPVTFSSLIPVCGNLASLRFGKQLHAYVICGEFEDNLFISSSLIDMYCKCGEISIARRIFDRMCSPDVVSWTAMIMGYALHGPAREALVLFERMAGNAKPNHITFLAVLTACSHAGLVDKGWKYFKSMSDHYGIVPTLEHCAALADILGRAGELDEAYNFILKMQIKPTASVWSTLLRACRVHKNTILAEEVAKKIMELEPRSIGSHVVLSNMYSASGRWNEAAHLRKSMRKKGMKKDPACSWIEVKNKLHVFVAHDRSHPWYDRIIDALNVFSEQMAREGHVPNTEDVFQDIEEEQKAYVLCGHSEKLAIVFGIISTPAGTRIGVMKNLRVCIDCHTVTKFISKLADREIVVRDANRFHHFKDGNCSCGDFW